A window of Apodemus sylvaticus chromosome 9, mApoSyl1.1, whole genome shotgun sequence contains these coding sequences:
- the Mrps10 gene encoding 28S ribosomal protein S10, mitochondrial isoform X1, translating to MAARAACVAMCRRLQQELGNSTINGSKSRTTRTGGLPLSASMTWLPLSNLHMDVPKDLTRPTITTSDEPDMLYKRLSILVKAHDKAVLDSYEYFAVLAAKELGISISVHEPPRKIERFTLLKSVHIFKKHRVQYEMRTLYRCLELKHLTGCTASVYLEYIQRNLPEGVAMEVTKTQIQQLPEHIKEPMWETVPEEKEESRSQASGQQPCQA from the exons ATGGCGGCGCGCGCAGCGTGTGTGGCTATGTGCCGGCGCCTGCAGCAG GAATTGGGGAATTCAACTATAAATGGTTCTAAGAGCAGGACAACCAGAACTGGTGGCCTCCCACT CAGCGCCAGTATGACGTGGTTGCCATTGTCCAACCTGCACATGGATGTCCCAAAGGATCTGACCAGACCCACG ATAACCACTTCCGATGAGCCAGACATGTTGTACAAACGCCTGTCCATTTTAGTGAAGGCTCATGACAAGGCCGTGTTAGACAGCTACGAGTATTTTGCTGTGCTTGCTGCTAAAGAACTTGGCATTTCTATTAGCGT ACATGAGCCGCCACGGAAAATAGAGCGCTTCACTCTGCTCAAGTCAGTGCACATCTTCAAGAAGCACAGAGTCCAGTATGAGATGAGGACGCTCTACAGGTGTTTGGAG ttAAAACATTTGACTGGATGCACAGCCAGTGTCTACCTGGAGTATATCCAACGGAACCTACCTGAAGGGGTGGCCATGGAAGTAACAAAG aCACAGATACAGCAGTTGCCGGAACACATCAAGGAGCCCATGTGGGAAACAGTTCccgaggagaaagaagaaagccgGTCACAAGCCTCGGGACAGCAGCCGTGCCAGGCCTGA
- the Mrps10 gene encoding 28S ribosomal protein S10, mitochondrial isoform X2, giving the protein MAARAACVAMCRRLQQELGNSTINGSKSRTTRTGGLPLASMTWLPLSNLHMDVPKDLTRPTITTSDEPDMLYKRLSILVKAHDKAVLDSYEYFAVLAAKELGISISVHEPPRKIERFTLLKSVHIFKKHRVQYEMRTLYRCLELKHLTGCTASVYLEYIQRNLPEGVAMEVTKTQIQQLPEHIKEPMWETVPEEKEESRSQASGQQPCQA; this is encoded by the exons ATGGCGGCGCGCGCAGCGTGTGTGGCTATGTGCCGGCGCCTGCAGCAG GAATTGGGGAATTCAACTATAAATGGTTCTAAGAGCAGGACAACCAGAACTGGTGGCCTCCCACT CGCCAGTATGACGTGGTTGCCATTGTCCAACCTGCACATGGATGTCCCAAAGGATCTGACCAGACCCACG ATAACCACTTCCGATGAGCCAGACATGTTGTACAAACGCCTGTCCATTTTAGTGAAGGCTCATGACAAGGCCGTGTTAGACAGCTACGAGTATTTTGCTGTGCTTGCTGCTAAAGAACTTGGCATTTCTATTAGCGT ACATGAGCCGCCACGGAAAATAGAGCGCTTCACTCTGCTCAAGTCAGTGCACATCTTCAAGAAGCACAGAGTCCAGTATGAGATGAGGACGCTCTACAGGTGTTTGGAG ttAAAACATTTGACTGGATGCACAGCCAGTGTCTACCTGGAGTATATCCAACGGAACCTACCTGAAGGGGTGGCCATGGAAGTAACAAAG aCACAGATACAGCAGTTGCCGGAACACATCAAGGAGCCCATGTGGGAAACAGTTCccgaggagaaagaagaaagccgGTCACAAGCCTCGGGACAGCAGCCGTGCCAGGCCTGA